AGTGTCAGTCGTCTACAGTTTTTACTATCCCCTAGTATGACATCACACAAATCAGCTGTTATATATATGTAAAGAAATTAAGGCCCCTATAAAACTTCATTGCTCTGAGATGTCAGCCTAAACTTGCTAAGaagaaaacctattcatgtCTCAGATCAGCTGTATACCTTCCATACATTTCCAGTAAATCAATGCAATGCAAACCCAGTTTGTAATGTGGTATCTTTGATCAGTCATCATGATTTGAACTTATTTGACAAGTTGCTAACCACATATCTGAACATGGGTAATGAAAGCTTTTTTATTATGATATTTTCTGAACACTGAATTTTGTTTTCTGAAATGTGATTTTATTCtttaataaaatattttgtgGTTTAACCTAAAATAACATTTGTGTATATTCTCGGTGTTACCCGAGATCGACAGTTAACTTATCTCTTTTACGTTTTAAGATGGTCCCGTTATGATGCTTCTTCAGTGTTCCCCTATTGAACACATGCTAACCTCTGATTACTCACTTCCTTTATAACAATCATGTCTTGCTATTAATAAACTTGTGTCGTTCAACTGATCAGTAAACCTCAAGCTACCCACTAACAGGCACATTAATACTAGCCACCTAAGATGTAGATGGTTTGTGCCCATAGAAAATGTCTGCAAAAATTCACATCTTAAAACCATGTAAGGGTGAATGTTCACTGTCTGTAGACATTTTAACAGAAAACAGAAGCATACAAAGAGGAATGATGGGTTTAATCGATGCCATTGTTGCTCAACATTACACTTTACTGATGTTTTTTCATAAGTCTCATTAATTTTTTGTCAAAATATAAACAACAGATATAAACActatttgtttgtgtctgctgtTTTACGAGGTTcttgaaacaaaaaaagaaaagaaaacaaaaacactgacgtataaaaaagtaagcCATAGTACAATTTCACTGTTTATTCAAGTGAATCCCTGTGCCTATTAACATTAATTGCGGTGACTAAGGACCTGCCTTGGGGTTTAAGCTTCGTTCTGTGAGACAGACatgattgtttgtttattatataCAGCTATTACTGTCTATAAGCACAGGGATCACACAATACAGAAGGCAGAAGAGGCACTGTGCTAGGCCTTGTTTGGTCGTTTACATCTCTCTTGTGGTTCTGCTTGCGGATTGGTTCCTCTTTCTGTGTCTTCCTGCTAAGCCATGAAAAAATGTACACTGCCTCTCTGAAGAAACCGTTGTGATGACCATGTCGTGATTTTGTGTGAGGAGACATGGCTTCTTTAGAACTGGAAGACAACAATTTACACAttttatatacacatacataagcaAATCCTGGCCAACATCTTACGAATGAAATCTCATGCACTGAAATGTTATAGATATGACAGCAAAAGAATGTCATTGATCATACATTTTTGAGGAACTCCTCTGCAACAATACGGGCCCGGGCGTTGACTGACAATTTCATCTCGCTGATCTCTTTGTCTATCTCCTCCATGAAGTGAATGACAAAGTCCACCAACTTGTGTTTGTACATCTGTTCTGTATGGAAGTTGGTGATGAGGAAGCTGATGTCATAGCCCTGTTGAGAACATAAAGGGGTAGGAGTCAGGCTTCTGCTTAGACAGCTACATAACCAAGAAAACTGGCACTTCAGGATCCCTACTCACCTCCACAGGTTTCCTCCTAAGGATAAAGAAGTTCTCTGCCCTCATCATCATGAACCTCATAAATTTATGACACAGGATCTTCTCAATCTCATCTGCCTGTAGAAATGAAAAGCATCTGTGAGGCCTTGCCTGTATACTCATTATAAATAGAAACTTTCCTCTAATCCAGGACAGCCATTTACCTGCTTCACGGCAATGCTGACTCGCACAGAGTTAATGGAGCCTTCAATTAGGACCTTCTCCTTCTCATTGCGACTGATCACCActggctgcagcagcagctcttTGCTACTCCTATAAAGAGAAATGCATGTCCATTTCACCCCTCATGTTCATGGGTGCTTATTTAGTACATTAAaccacagagaaagcaaaaaaaaagaaacttgtGCAGGACATCAAGGATGTGGTTTCCTGGGCCAAAAGCAGGTTACCCTTCCACAGCTCAAATTCTGCTGATACCTTACCTGACCTCAACCTCTGGCTTGTTGTGGCGTTCGACCACCTGAGAGGAAAAGTTCTCCAGACACAGCGCTGCCTGGAGAGTTGCTCGCACCGCGTTCAGGTATGGGCGCAAAGTGGCTGTCTAAAAGACAAGACATAACGTGTTGGCGGATGAGGGATCACATCTAGTCCTTAAGAGCAATTACCTTATATGGTCAATACACCAGATGCAGCACAATGGTAAAAGTATCGTATTTTAACAACCACCTGACTTCTAACTATACAATGTCAGTGGTTTCTATTGGTGTCTTTCAACATTTGACATGTGAAAACTCGTAGTAGCAATAAATCTCACATTTGTTTATCAATCTAGCATAGCTAACTAGGATATATTTGCTGTCAAAATAGGGCGGAACAGTTGGGCTAATATCACGCATTCCTTTTCGCAATATACCATGCATCAAGTGTAATACTACCCTTTGTGTTAACCATAACAATACAGAAATAATATGTGAGGGGTAGTAGGAATGCATCCAGGAACTAGACTTTACGTATCCTACATGTAGCTAGCTTGCTAGCCACCTTAAGGTAGCAAAGCTGGCTGAGTAACGTTGCATTTACATTTGTATGTAATACGAAACGCCCAAACTTCAATCTATTGCTAAATTACCGTGTAGAAAACATCGCAATGTATCATAAAATTGTCGTGTGTCGGTCATAATTGTGAAAATTTTCGGAAAGACGAGAAACTCTTACCATTTTCAGTGTTCTTTTGAAGAAGACGGAAGTACTGACGCCACACCCGCACATCTGAGGACACGCCTGTATGAACAAAATCGACCAATCGTTTTATAACAAGAGGTTGCAGTAGTTTACCTACTGTCAAAATGGTAAGATCGGATATTATTTTGCCACTGAAGCGTGCATGCATGGTAAAAACGCAAAACAACGGTACATTTTGCTATGACACTATTAGGATCAACATTATCTTATGTAGGCTACCAATGTTCATTAAAGTTGtagcaaacagacacaaaccacATAGGGTTGACTCAACTCAGAATCTAAAAACGTATAAataagattagattagattatattcaactttattgtcattgtgcagagtacaagtacagagacaacgaaatgcagtttgtttctaaccagaagtgcaaaaaagcagaaaagtgcaatgtgatatagcCTAAAACGtagtgcatagacaggacaaaagaCATCGTGCAGTGTAGTTGTTTTCAGAAGGTGTTTTAGAGTAGCATTTAATTAAATataagtatgtgcagtgtattagcagtaactttataagagcagaataaatatggctatgtaatatgaacaatgtatgaacaacatgtacttatatgtgcaatgtagtggcagtaccattatagtagtagtaagaacaatatagatatatgcagtgttttaacagaatatattacagaaactgaataaatatggatatgtagtatgaaccatataaacaggtaggctacagtatgtacaatCAAAGCATGCACCAACTGAGATCCAGATCTAATAGATCACTGTCCATCCATCCTAATGGTGAGAATGATATTTGAAGATAAATGGAAATGTTTTTGCAAAGGTATATGGTGTGCTTGTGTAACATGTAAACGCATAATGAAAACAGCACTACAGCAAAGGCGACAGAACATCATCAACATCAGAAGCATCTCACGACCAGATTGTAGCCTCGGCCAAACCATTACAGTACACAAGAGCTCTCCTCTAATAACGCGTTCCCACCCCCTTAGACACAACAGCAAATGCTGTAAATGTAATTAGACAACAACATATATTTAAAGAATCATAAAGTTTCTCTTACGTTCTGTATTATATGGACCAAGCCCGTGACCTATATTATCAATTCCCCCCTTCATATAGATATGGTATATTCGGTAATGGCTGCCCCTTTCCAGAGGTAAATACTACCGTTTAATTAGCTAACTgaatttattattattcgtaGAAAATCACAATGTAGATACCGCGTGTTTCAATAAAACAATGTTGGAGGAATTCAAGGCAATACATGCACAATGTTCAATGAGATGTATTACTTTGGTTTGGCGAAACCGGTTATTCGGCTAGCTGGGGATTTAGCTTGgtattagctaacgttagctagcttgcGTTACTTCCTAATGTTAGCGCAAGCTATATTAACACATAGCGTGAACAGGGCAGGATCTTTGTTAACTTTACTGAATGGAAGAACCAAGTAAGCTGAGTAAAGTTAATGTAGGCATTTGCCGCTTCCGTATCTACACAGTCAAAGTTGACGTTAGACTATAAGGTGTCTGCAAGTGTTTATCCCTATAATCAGCACGTGACATTAAACTGTATGGGACCATTCACAGAACAATATAGCAAGCCTGTAGGCCAGGTAATGAACGTCCAACATCTATGTTTTCTACTGTGACGACCCAAGTATATGCATGTTTACAAATATAAGGTGCCATCCTGTCCACTGTAAAGGTGTGCGCTCATCATAAAAATGTCTTGGGACGTTCTCTTGCAGATAGATATTTTGACAGACAAGATGAGCGAGCTGAAGGACTGCCCACCACTTAAATACTATGATTTTAAGCCTGTGGAGCATACCAAGGTATGTCCGCGATACACAGCGGTTCTTGGACGTTCAGAAGATGATGGAATTGGCATAGAAGAACTAGACACACTCCAATTGGAGTTGGAGACCCTTCTCTCCTCGGCGAGTCGACGTCTTCGAGCATTGGAAGAACAGAGACAGGTCAGACTGAAATACACATTTGTATATTATTGTCCTGCTTATTACTGTATTTTAACAACTAACTATAAAGTTATGTCGATTGATTTTCATTACAGATTCTGACAGACTGGCAGGATAAAAAAGGAGATAAGAGGTTTCTGAAGCTGAAAGATGCAGACCTCTCTGTTACCTCTAGACATTCAAAGCCTAAGAAGCAGAAACTTGATGGAAAGGGAAGCCATGGCCCAGGACCTGGTCCTGGTCGACCAAAATCTAAGAACTTGCAGCCCAAAGTGCCAGAGTATGAGTTCAGTGAAGATCCCCAAGAGATTCCACGCAATCCCAAAAATGATGCTCCTAACCGGTAAGTCAAGTTAGCCTAACCTGAAAGGGCAGCCTCTTCTATTGTCGTTGACCTGATAATATTATGTTTCTGGTAGTTTCACTCTAGTGTTTCTGTAATGTGTTGAAGCTTTTGGGCCTCAGTGGAGCCATACTGTGCTGATATAACCAATGAAGAAATACGGGTTTTGGAAGAACTACTGAAGCCTCCAGATGATGAGGCTGAATATTACAAGGTGGGCTTACTCATattaccacacacaaacataaaccaaACGTGGAATCAAAATGCCATTTTTACACATCACCATCGGCTAAATATGTCTTAATGCATGAAGAATGTGTGTTAAACTGAGTAAGAAATGTGTGCATTGGTCAGAAGTCTTACTGGTCGTACTCTTTCAAGGTCCCTGCCTTGGGTAAGCACTATTCACAGCGCTGGGCACAAGAGGATCTCCTGGAGGAGCAAAGGGAAGGAGCCAGAGCCAATGACAAAAAGAAGAGCATGCAGGGGCCGCTCTCTGAGCTTGATGCCAAAGGTCAGTGCACTGCATAAGAGAAACTAGACGGCGCAACTGGcaggggcacctgcaccgtacgctggcgacccaggttcgattcccgccccgtggtcctttccggatcccaccctgactctctcccactcacttcctctcATTCTACACTATCGTgtcgcattaaaggcataaaagccccaaaatatatacttaaaaaaaagagaaacaagacCACACCCAACAATGACAACAACCATGACAGCCAGTGGTTCTTCAGGTCATTTTTCTAGAATTGAGAGCATGCTACTGTCTATGAAGGGCTGTTCTGATTGGGGATATTACTGTAGTTGAACAGTTACCTTTCATACTTGACAGTCAGGCACTTCATAAATGGGATCAGTTAATACTAGCTGATGAAATATTCTTTATACCTCAAATGTTAAATATctaatctaaaccattgtggtcaacatactgtacatggccAACATATTTatgtaatattttaaataagTTTTGAAAATGGTCATAATTTGTTTTTAGAAAATGTACCTTTGATTtttcatatatatatgtgtgtgtttttcagatgTAGATGCCCTGATAAAAAAGTCAGAGTCCCAGCATGACCCTCCTGAGGATGGTTGTCCCTTTGGTCCTCTCACTCAACGTCTACTCCAGGCACTGGTTGAGGTCAGAATCAGATGTTTCAAGTTCAGatttatacatggatttctatgcaacgtcacaaaaacatgcgtgcgcaactaagaggcagaaagcaccatataACAGCATAGAGCGGCGCTCTctatgaaaagaataaaatgagtttttgtgctgaaaactgcaccaattcgaaatcacaatggttagagaatgttcaaaatgttcagtatccctaacggaatgcatgtcttcgccaaaaatgtcaaaatacgatgttatattaataatgcaaaatgcaaactctgaaatatagcctgataatatacaaatatatgcaaaatgcaaactcttgagatgttattatcattgagaaaacaggggtatacaaaacattccgattgtagcttacagcagccgactatttaggttaaatTTATAACGTTGTgcacggccaccaagcgtcttctggcccacggctgcgcgcgcatctagttttgttggtaaacgggaaacccgtgtgtatatgtatatatatatatatatatatatatatatatatatatatatatatatatatatatatagcacattatcatacacaatggtcattcaatgtgctttacattttATGCTTATGACACTAGATCAATTAATATAATAGTTTGATATAAAAAGCTGAGTTGAAGTGTGACACAGCCTGATATAATTAAGCTTTGGCCATAACTTGAAAATCTGGAGTGTGATCAACAgttgtatttgtttttgtaggAAAACATCATATCGCCGATGGAGGACTCCCCAATTCCAGACATTCCAGGGAAGGACGATGGGGCAGGGACCTCACCGCGCAGTCAGGGGAAAGCCTTTAGGTGAGAAGACACGGTTCAGGGCTGCCCAACTTACATGCACTCCTTTCATTGTGGTCTGGAAGTTGTCAGTTGGGTTGCATGTGGGCAAAGTATTTATCAGAATCAGATTTAGAATGAGTGAATCAGTTAGCAGCTCACTTCACAGAAGTGCAGACCAATTCAGTGAAAAAATATGGATTgtaagtagggctgtcacttttgtgaaaaaatccagtgcgatttttgagacataagtgttcattgaatcgattgtaaaatcgattttttatgtctaaagacgtttccattttcaacttataggccaatccacaaacaactaacaggcattaggacgaacgtaaagagggcgcttgtagacgcaagccagcaatatttctgaggATTTactggcgtgaagtttcgtgcacaatgacaaacagaagtgcaacattctcgaaaaccagtaagccgagtggactgccattacatcagtgacatgactgcaggcttcaacgtagctgtgtctgtgtttacgattagaaatgtcaaacaaatttcgcctacgtagaactcgactgcacagtttgcgtagcctaccgctttgttcttctccatagtttgatataccaaaaatccgaagtaggctacttccacatcgaactcctcaagttattagggcccatcactcgtctctctacatgtcgcacaggttgatcgcgttgtcctccattttttggcaaaacacgagcagcacagcagttgattgaaacagctgttcccggtgctaaaattggtgggaattttctttttagctttcgcaatgtttactgcacttcggaattcttttatattcttatattcttgtttgtgaattttgttacatctatcttttttatttgtttatttagtttaaaatgaatagtgtaaatatttggttaaaatcgattccctattttagttttcgaaacttgtgttgtttggtccaatcgattgtgcaatcgattttcgaacgtaaagtgacagccctaattgtAAGTGAAACTTATTGAGCACAGTGGAGAGTCATATCAATTGTTGCCTTAGAAATGATGTGTTCTGCATGGTCTTTCAAGACTTCTTCCACATATCCTACATATATTTTGCACCATTTTTTTACTACTATAATACTTGTGCAAGTTTCATTTTAGAGACAGTAGGTTAATTCAACGAAACACAGATGAAGGAAAATGCCGGTGTGATagccccagtgaaatgctctcaAAGGCTGATCtgttagtgatgtttttttgctcacaaaggttgctttgttggtgattttcTTTGGTGGGGAATAGGCTTGCTTGTTGATTGGCCAGTGTAGGAAATCCCCTATTGCACTAGGAATTTAACACCTCTCCCATGTATATCTGAAATAAATGGCAGGTCCCAAAAACCTCATCATGTGCCCAGCACACAGCAATCAATTTGAGAAGTTCCCGGAATACTATTCCCTGCAAATGTAAATCTTGTATAAAAAACACCTCTTTAAAATAGTTTGTGCTAAagtgaaagttttttttatcagtttCTTTGTGAAGCCTGTCACAATATTCCATTTTCCtcattttcttgttttgttCAAGTGTGTCTGAATTTTTTTTCTAGAATATTTTTGCGCTTTGCCTCTATTTGTTATTTACACATTCATTATGTTTACCCACAGTGTCCCCCACACCCGCTCCCTTGAAGCCCGAATCAAGGATGAGCTGATCTCCCAGGGGCTTCTAGACTCAGAGGAACGTCAGGGAGTTGGTGGGGACGCAGAGGATGAGGTGCTCGCTGAGCTGCACAAGAGACAAGCAGAACTCAAGGCCCTGAGTGCCCATAACCGCTCCCGCAAGCAGGAGCTCCTGAGGTAAACACCAGTTAACGTTGAAGTAGAACTCCAAAATAATGTGTTTTTGTACTGTTTCACTACACTTTTGTTATATTACATTTACAGTTTtactacatggtttagttctatATTATATTTGGTCAGTGTTCTggtatattacagtttttctcagtcgctttggtacatTTCTCGAATCATCCTCGACATTTGCAAAACAgtaagtgcatttctcaaaacaattcgtACAAATACCAAAACACCATGGATTACCTGCAAAAGCCACTTTCTTGCTCAAAATCCTTAGTTCATCCCtcaaaagtaaatatctgtgtcAATAAACATGTCAGTGCCATCAGAATGTCAAGTCCTTGTGTCATTGTGCACGGATAAGACAGTCAAATTGCTTAGTCATGTTGTCAGTATAACAGTGTACTCTGGAAGGATGTTCTGATGTAAACTATGGCtaaagttttgatgacaattatTGTAAATTGTAGGTTACACAGTAGTGTATATGGGAGTTTGAGTGCAAGAGACTGGACAAGATTCACATTTACGTTTTTACTGTTTGTAATGTCATTTGTCgacagaccatgtcattgcgaTACAGATAGAAATGTGAACATAGGACAATCTCCTTAGGGAAAACTGTACATGCAGTGCTGTAGGAATTACAGTgcagtcttcctacacctcCTGTCTGTTGGGCCACAAATTCTCATCACACATCACAACGAATATCATCTTGTTTGACATATTATGAAAACTTGTTCAACCATATTGCATGTAAAGACTTGCGCTATGAACTAATGCCTAAATGTTGTGGGAGGTGAGACTTCAACAGAGACCAATTATGATACATTTTGAtcaacatgacataagcaattgATAATGTaggaaacagcagagaattgtacatAATCATTTGCATGGATGTACCAAAGCATTTGCAACTTGTTGACACAATCATGTGAAGATTAAACAGgtagttttgagaatttcatttctgatctgaaaaatgCGACTGAGCAAAACTGTAAGATAAGGccagataagataagataagacttTATTTTATCCCACACTGGGGAAATGTACTTGTTACAACAGCCAGGAAAGATGGATCCAGCAATATATAaggatttaaaaataaattgttgAAAAAAATACAATAGTGTACACATTATGTCAAGGGTAAATGAGTAGATCCACAGTCATGTATGGATAATAGTGGACAATAGTGAATGCTCAGAGCATAAATAATAAAAGTgcagtcattcattcattcattactaCTGAAACTAAATATCAATGACCTCTTAGGTTGGCTCGGGAGGAGATGCGCAAACAGGAGCTAAGACAGCGGGTCCGAGTTGCTGATAATGAAGTCATGGAGGGATTCCGTCGGATCATGGCTGCCAGGCAGAAGAAACGCACACCTACGAAGAAAGAAAAGGACCAGGCCTGGAAGGccctgaaggagagagagagcatactcAAACTGCTTGACGGCTAGAGTTGCATCTCAGTGGCTTGACATTAGTGTTGTACTAATGAATCAGCCCATTAGCTCCTGAAACTACACTACTGTGACTGATCATATCATGCCTCTGCCACCTTTTGGTGCCAATCATTGTTACCACATTTTGCCTTTTTATACAGCCCGCAGTACCAAGTTAATACCAGCAACATGATGTTTGAATGATTTTCTGGTGGTTGATAAGTGAAATTTGAAAGTGCATGCGTACCAAGTCAAATTTGACGTGTCTGAATGCATTTGACTTGACAGCAGAACATAAGTATTAAGCAGGTAGTTCTGGCAGGGAATTATACATTTGTTTAATTTGTGGTACTCCATTGTGTTAATTGTTGCTTCCTTATGATACTGAAGAAGTGATGTAGTTTTATGTCATAGATATTATTTGGCTAACTGACTTGCCTAGTTTTTTTATGTAATGGTTTGTGTATTGTATGGAAAACATATGGGAATTTGAATACATAAATACGtaaaagaataaaaaacattCCAACACGTGTGTCAATGCCTctctgtattttttattttaattttacaaTATAGCCTTTTTTATAAGGTCATTTTGCGTGTGTACAGTGACTCGTAGGGAGACTGGAAGTGGAACGTGACGTCAGCCACTGCGCCCAGACCACACATTCAACCCAAATATTCTATAGTTAGAttagctttatcaaccgtctctgttcAAACCGAGCAAGCATCTCCGATCGGCCTAGACCTATGTGACATCGTTTTTCTCTGGAAGGTAGGtacttgactttttttggagACTAATATGTTAGACGAGtcctaaagagagagagtagaggttTTGGCTTCACAAACTGCAAACCAACAGGCAACATTTTGTGGTTTGCAGGACATGTCTATTGTTATCTTTTTGACTTGAGAGATCAGGTAACTGGATCATATTTGATTTAATAGAAGAAACGTTCACTACACTAGTTGCACTATAACATAGCTTTCCAAATATGCGCTGGAGATTAGTTAAATTCCGAAACGTTCATGTTAAGTATTGACTATGCAGTTAGCTC
Above is a genomic segment from Alosa sapidissima isolate fAloSap1 chromosome 4, fAloSap1.pri, whole genome shotgun sequence containing:
- the arpc4l gene encoding actin related protein 2/3 complex, subunit 4, like; this encodes MCGCGVSTSVFFKRTLKMTATLRPYLNAVRATLQAALCLENFSSQVVERHNKPEVEVRSSKELLLQPVVISRNEKEKVLIEGSINSVRVSIAVKQADEIEKILCHKFMRFMMMRAENFFILRRKPVEGYDISFLITNFHTEQMYKHKLVDFVIHFMEEIDKEISEMKLSVNARARIVAEEFLKNF
- the tada3l gene encoding transcriptional adapter 3 isoform X2 produces the protein MGPFTEQYSKPVGQIDILTDKMSELKDCPPLKYYDFKPVEHTKVCPRYTAVLGRSEDDGIGIEELDTLQLELETLLSSASRRLRALEEQRQILTDWQDKKGDKRFLKLKDADLSVTSRHSKPKKQKLDGKGSHGPGPGPGRPKSKNLQPKVPEYEFSEDPQEIPRNPKNDAPNRFWASVEPYCADITNEEIRVLEELLKPPDDEAEYYKVPALGKHYSQRWAQEDLLEEQREGARANDKKKSMQGPLSELDAKDVDALIKKSESQHDPPEDGCPFGPLTQRLLQALVEENIISPMEDSPIPDIPGKDDGAGTSPRSQGKAFSVPHTRSLEARIKDELISQGLLDSEERQGVGGDAEDEVLAELHKRQAELKALSAHNRSRKQELLRLAREEMRKQELRQRVRVADNEVMEGFRRIMAARQKKRTPTKKEKDQAWKALKERESILKLLDG
- the tada3l gene encoding transcriptional adapter 3 isoform X1 translates to MSELKDCPPLKYYDFKPVEHTKVCPRYTAVLGRSEDDGIGIEELDTLQLELETLLSSASRRLRALEEQRQILTDWQDKKGDKRFLKLKDADLSVTSRHSKPKKQKLDGKGSHGPGPGPGRPKSKNLQPKVPEYEFSEDPQEIPRNPKNDAPNRFWASVEPYCADITNEEIRVLEELLKPPDDEAEYYKVPALGKHYSQRWAQEDLLEEQREGARANDKKKSMQGPLSELDAKDVDALIKKSESQHDPPEDGCPFGPLTQRLLQALVEENIISPMEDSPIPDIPGKDDGAGTSPRSQGKAFSVPHTRSLEARIKDELISQGLLDSEERQGVGGDAEDEVLAELHKRQAELKALSAHNRSRKQELLRLAREEMRKQELRQRVRVADNEVMEGFRRIMAARQKKRTPTKKEKDQAWKALKERESILKLLDG